The following are encoded together in the Culex pipiens pallens isolate TS chromosome 1, TS_CPP_V2, whole genome shotgun sequence genome:
- the LOC120432321 gene encoding post-GPI attachment to proteins factor 2-like, with the protein MQSAMIDGHRSDAGGDSGLVKVGSSNPVLTAAGRAAAAAGGGATDLAEGVGGGGGGDGEGGGGGGKSQSEKLAVHLIVSFRDICVFTLVLPLGTLFVCFVTAYVFQPEEIHETHCRVYNIIPSISAITGVSPQRYLWRISIALHIGPRFVIAFVYKNYYRALINELLDPLSIKKASRLLKIVYCLNMVEICALLGVTYISNKENYPLHEKVFIIFMISSLSYMLATLKLLKVLQPNGPQTAHEESALRYKRAFFALSIASTVGLILFFMKHRFLCHDLAFSWFALCEYIVASANMGFHCTTMLDFPTEDFLIAKNTERYRKKQAALSWKLD; encoded by the exons ATGCAATCCGCCATGATTGATGGCCACAGAAGCGACGCCGGTGGAGACTCCGGCCTGGTCAAAGTTGGATCGTCAAATCCGGTCCTGACGGCGGCTGGccgggcagcagcagcagcaggaggaggtGCAACAGATTTAGCAGAAGGAGTTGGTGGGGGTGGCGGAGGAGATGgtgaaggaggaggaggaggtgggaAAAGTCAATCGGAAAAG CTGGCCGTACATCTGATTGTCAGCTTTCGTGACATTTGTGTGTTTACGTTGGTCCTTCCGCTGGGCACTCTGTTTGTGTGCTTCGTCACGGCGTACGTCTTCCAGCCAGAGGAAATCCACGAGACACACTGTCGG GTGTACAACATAATCCCGTCGATAAGTGCCATCACCGGCGTTAGTCCCCAGCGTTACCTGTGGCGGATCTCGATAGCCCTGCACATCGGGCCGAGGTTCGTGATTGCCTTCGTCTACAAAAATTACTACCGCGCGCTGATCAACGAACTGCTCGATCCGTTG AGCATAAAAAAGGCTAGCCGTTTGCTCAAAATCGTGTACTGCTTGAACATGGTGGAGATCTGCGCCCTACTGGGAGTAACATACATTTCCAACAAGGAAAATTACC CCCTCCACGAGAAGGTCTTCATCATATTTATGATCTCATCGCTGTCGTACATGCTGGCGACGCTGAAGCTGCTGAAGGTGCTGCAGCCCAACGGGCCCCAAACGGCGCACGAGGAGTCCGCGCTGCGCTACAAGCGGGCCTTCTTCGCCCTGTCGATCGCGTCCACCGTCGGGCTGATTCTGTTTTTCATGAAGCACCGCTTCCTGTGCCATGATTTGG CCTTCAGTTGGTTCGCGCTGTGCGAGTACATCGTGGCGTCCGCCAACATGGGCTTTCACTGCACTACGATGCTGGACTTCCCGACGGAGGACTTCCTGATTGCCAAAAACACGGAACGGTACCGGAAGAAGCAGGCCGCCCTCAGCTGGAAGCTGGATTGA
- the LOC120432311 gene encoding uncharacterized protein LOC120432311 has protein sequence MHDSCDATFLTYVWLYTRIACSSCHKFLLLRTLTCVIFFILLAMKCKKKNCGRNSEYFQNLQFHRFPAEPELRRKWTEFAGLKQDVVIQSSFRLCSAHFTNEDYVVDKSGKRERKKTAVPSIPAELEVDSDSEEAETSRPNVPLPLYSSPALQDHNYVDFILSCTRWNESDDDEPVTGTTTAKICASPGKAIVDQPPVKSQRSSSSHIRCAKTIKQWKRKTSFWKSKALMWQRKYEDKTEKESSNEQKLIKLFHKNQSDVLLGRITRVQKWSKEMVLEGLKVRFVCGSGYDTIRQLPYVVLPSYRSLTERLQSIHFDTGYLREFHEFLKIKVPTMSDDELDCGGVLDEVSIDEGEDLCSSNHKNFGKTTLPPSDDLATHAIVFMLVGIKVRWKQVIAYDFTGNSIPKGALKSRVDTIIQECESIGLRIHFFTADYGAANRTMWHDYGVSTKKDSLSAISAIPHPVAPGRTLEFIPDPVHVFKNIVQGWLSNSVLKLPDWYVSLRSLNSNIVDTAHLTRLVQTEQNQRVKMAYNLMPADVDFEHLKISNVDKMKVSNSTKYCNNHLAAALNVLADQTGELCLKTTAAFIADLVLWYEVMTSRTSEFSLKASDPTFTNHLNMMVKLIPDIKAGAEGHWKPWQFAFVMSTTAVLRLARMLIEEKGYSEVFCSRFDQNCLESLFSVVRSKQKRPTALQFRCHLRTIAISQYMREVPGSSYDMDEGSYLNNFMDYVDQKNKEEKLEKKKSLAARQIVMTNSDAPVVYVESRALQLLSHYNNAEANATYHTAGYVLGSIAKRMKHRDCCLKHCIRKTPLEKHYAKYSSLLANARRKPYVFVTQIVFYFVLCLEASWDEHWQTGEKISGAALAELEVKLSVFNLKVPSCHNLKGKIIRTFIRFKSKTARVKKMRKRKYDSRSMVV, from the exons ATGCATGACTCATGTGATGCAACTTTTCTCACTTATGTTTGGTTGTATACGCGGATCGCTTGCAGCAGCTGTCACAAGTTTTTGCTACTTCGCACTTTAACCtgcgtcattttttttattctgctcGCAATGAAGTGCAAAAAGAAGAACTGCGGCCGAAATTCAGAATATTTCCAGAATCTTCAGTTCCATCGGTTCCCGGCAGAACCCGAGCTACGGAGGAAGTGGACAGAATTTGCCGGCCTTAAGCAGGACGTGGTTATTCAGTCGAGTTTCCGGCTTTGCAGC GCGCACTTTACCAACGAGGACTACGTCGTGGACAAAAGCGGAAAGAGAGAGCGAAAGAAAACAGCGGTCCCCAGCATTCCCGCCGAGCTTGAGGTTGACTCGGATAGCGAGGAAGCGGAAACATCCCGACCGAATGTTCCTCTTCCGCTATACTCTTCGCCGGCGCTGCAAGACCACAACTATGTGGATTTTATTCTGAGCTGTACTCGGTGGAATGAGTCGGATGATGACGAACCTGTCACCGGAACGACAACTGCGAAAATTTGCGCCAGCCCGGGCAAGGCGATTGTAGATCAGCCACCGGTTAAATCCCAGCGCTCCTCTTCAAGCCACATCAGATGCGCCAA GACGATCAAGCAGTGGAAAAGAAAAACCAGCTTTTGGAAGTCCAAGGCTCTGATGTGGCAACGAAAGTACGAGGACAAAACGGAAAAGGAATCTTCGAACGAGCAAAAGTTGATCaaactttttcataaaaaccAATCGGATGTCCTTCTGGGGAGAATCACACGGGTGCAGAAGTGGTCCAAGGAAATGGTCCTGGAAGGTTTGAAGGTCCGTTTCGTGTGTGGTAGTGGCTACGACACGATTCGACAACTTCCGTACGTAGTCCTTCCTAGCTACCGGAGCTTAACCGAGCGGCTCCAATCGATTCATTTTGACACCG GATATCTTCGGGAATtccatgaatttttaaaaatcaaggtTCCTACGATGAGCGACGATGAACTTGATTGTGGTGGAGTACTCGACGAAGTATCGATCGATGAGGGGGAAGATTTATGCTCCAGCAATCATAAAAACTTCGGCAAAACAACTCTACCACCGAGTGATGATCTGGCCACCCACGCCATAGTGTTCATGCTGGTCGGCATCAAAGTGAGATGGAAGCAGGTTATTGCCTACGATTTTACGGGAAATTCTATTCCAAAAGGCGCGCTGAAGTCCAGGGTGGACACTATTATCCAAGAGTGTGAATCCATCGGTCTGAGAATCCATTTCTTCACTGCTGATTATGGAGCTGCCAACCGAACAATGTGGCATGATTATGGAGTCAGCACGAAGAAGGACAGCTTAAGTGCGATTTCCGCTATCCCACATCCGGTGGCTCCCGGGCGTACGCTTGAGTTCATACCAGATCCCGTACATGTTTTCAAGAACATTGTACAGGGCTGGTTGTCGAACTCTGTGCTCAAGTTGCCAGATTGGTACGTCAGTCTTCGAAGTTTGAACTCCAACATCGTGGACACAGCTCACTTGACAAGACTAGTCCAGACTGAGCAGAACCAGCGCGTGAAAATGGCTTATAACCTGATGCCTGCTGACGTTGATTTCGAGCACCTCAAAATTTCCAACGTGGACAAGATGAAAGTCAGCAACTCCACGAAGTACTGCAACAATCATTTGGCCGCCGCTCTTAACGTCCTGGCTGATCAGACCGGAGAATTGTGCTTGAAAACAACGGCCGCTTTCATAGCAGACCTCGTTCTTTGGTACGAAGTGATGACATCTCGAACCAGCGAATTTTCGTTGAAAGCATCGGACCCTACATTTACGAATCATTTGAATATGATGGTTAAACTCATCCCGGACATCAAG gctGGAGCAGAAGGTCACTGGAAACCATGGCAGTTCGCGTTTGTCATGAGCACAACGGCGGTACTTCGTTTGGCCAGAATGCTGATCGAAGAAAAAGGGTACTCGGAAGTCTTCTGCTCGAGGTTTGACCAGAACTGCTTGGAGAGTCTGTTTTCGGTTGTACGTTCCAAGCAAAAACGTCCAACGGCCCTCCAATTCCGTTGCCATTTACGGACTATCGCAATTTCGCAATACATGCGGGAAGTGCCGGGCAGTTCGTATGACATGGACGAAGGATCTTATTTGAACAACTTCATGGACTATGTTGACCAAAAGAACAAGGAGGAAAAGctagagaagaaaaaaagcctAGCTGCTCGCCAAATTGTGATGACCAACTCAGATGCTCCTGTTGTGTACGTAGAGAGTAGAGCGCTGCAGCTTCTGTCCCACTATAACAACGCTGAGGCAAATGCCACATATCACACCGCTGGTTATGTTCTTGGTAGCATTGCCAAGAGAATGAAACATCGCGATTGTTGCCTGAAACATTGCATAAGAAAAACACCTCTGGAAAAGCATTATGCCAAATACTCGAGCTTGCTGGCCAACGCTCGAAGAAAGCCGTATGTTTTCGTTACTCAGATTGTTTTTTACTTCGTTTTGTGTCTAGAAGCTAGCTGGGATGAGCACTGGCAGACTGGAGAAAAAATCAGTGGTGCAGCTCTGGCTGAACTGGAAGTAAAATTGTCTGTTTTTAACTTGAAAGTTCCTTCGTGCCATAATCTGAAGGGCAAGATCATCAGGACATTCATTCGCTTTAAGTCTAAGACGGCCCGTGTGAAGAAAATGAGGAAACGGAAGTATGACAGCCGTAGCATggttgtttaa